The DNA window CCTTGACAACAAacctaattttatatgaattttcgATGTATTTTCAGTGAGATCTCTTAAACAGTTACTTTGTTAGGTAACATTTTTGACGTATTTATGACTGTGTTACTATTTGTAATCGTCATATCAGTAGAATAGGAACTATCAATAATTGATGttaatatagattttcaattattacacATATGAATAATgcattcaaatcaaaaatatttttatttatcaatcggtaaagttaattattattttttatttattgtttatctatatttggTTATCCACATTTATTAGTTCTATAGAGCTTCCATAGATGGCGTATATATTAATGGGATACAAAACTTTGCCATCTTCGGTgtgtcaaaattgtatttgacatacgggagtcatTTAGGCGATAATCTTGGCTCTGATTTTTGAATcacaataaacttatttaaaaacaagtcaatgtgtaataatttaaaataaacttacgtGTTCAATGTTGATCGGCTAGTTGTACGCATAATGTGTGTAGTAATATATGCCTGAATAGGGAAAAGGCTATTCttgaataatgtttataacttcaaaagaatgttattaaaaaaatgatctaAGCCGTGCTTCAAACATCTTTTTCTTCGTATTTATGGAATATGAAGGTAAAATAGATGTtcaagtatatatgtatttatataaatgtaggtGTAAAACGTTCTTTGGGGGATGTATGCATTTATAcccaattatattatatatatagtatgtactATGTACCCTTTGTATCCTTATAATATTGAGAAATTTGTATGTATCTCTGtgcatatttgtaaaaatattatttgacaatTGTTTTGTGagatttaatatcatttttaggTATTGTCAAACGTCAAACTTGACAGTTGACAGTGCTCAAAGAGGTTTTGCTATCTAATAAGTTTACGGCGATAGTTTTCTctttaacaaaactattttaataacgcCTAGGGGTAAAATATAACGGTGTTGCAACTTAATATCGAGCAGTGGTATAAAAACCTTTCATTGCCCAGAttcatttctttttgtttattgcaAAACACAATAAGAATTTCACAACAAAggaaaaaagttatttgtttttctatattaacaaATTCTGTGTTCCATACAAGAAAAACACAGACTTTTTTTCgttgttttgaaatttatgtaatgtttaCGGATTAATTTATGCTCTCTTATCTCAAAAGGTATGCgaagaaatatttacatatatattttaaacatttaggtTTTGGTGCTCAATTTTTCTCTTGTAAAGCGTACATACGTTAATCTAgtcattattttcatatattagaagtataattattagaaaatgtgTCTTACTAAATCTTAGGAAATGCGGCGAGTTTGGAGGTtatagcaaatattaaaatgcttaTTACAGACGTTTCGGTCAAAAaaagtagtttaattattaattacaaaaaagttcATATGAACAAAgttgtcaaataaaaaacacattttttttttcaaaatttatcagTTTGTCAAAACTTCATTGACACCAttcatatacttatataaatataatatatttatttaacgacTTGAGAATCAGCTAAATATTTGGTGTTATTCTGATATTTGCATTAACCTTGGTAAATAGGTTTAAAAGCTTGAGGAGGGTTGTAAGCACAAACACACATTAGGTTTATAGATGGTTATTGTGACTGATTCTGTATTCAATCAGTATTATTTTAGGaccaaaaacttatttaaatggttgttgtaaaaaattatatgaatttttgtttttatgctCACAATGTTTAGTCAAATAGCCAACTTTATTAGTTCGTTGTTTTGCATATtcatataaagatatttaaagaattgtGCCAAAATTATTGGCCTTTTTTCgtgtaaagttatttattttttgttatctgtatattttttaagatttaccAGATGTAATCCCATTTAAATTGTGTGTGTAGATATGTAGTCTTAGTATTTCTCACCTACTCTCtgttatggaaataaaaaatctattttaaatattgtatgaaatgtatgttaactgtatgataataaatgggaaaaataaaatgtgttttattaggatttaaattaaacaacaaggtatgtaacaaatttttaataacaataacaataaaaccaaCAACGTAACATATAGCGAACGATAGTTCATAGTGATAGAAAAAGAGAAGTAGAAAAGCATGTTTAAGAAAAGTAACAGCAACGAAAGAAGAAGGAAGGACAAGCAAGAAGATAAGAGAGAAATAGGTAGGAAAAGAAATTaagaacataaaatattaagttattaatacatacataatttaatatcaataaagttatatagGAAAGTATAGTTCAAAGCACATACATAAAGTAAAGGTGTTTTTAAGTTTgaagaataaaaaagaaattcaattGGAACAAGATACGGTACAAAGAATAAAGTAGAATTAAAAGATAGTAAAACTTTGTAAGGATAGGATTAAAACATGGCagatataaatgaaatgagaaaaataaagaaacaatgaGTCGAGAGTGGTAAAGGTGTAAGAAAGAATATgtgaaatattgtaatattcatttatgtaCTTTAAGTAGAAATTTGGTGATAAAAAGAAggaaaataagataaaaaaataataaggaaGATAAAGGTAGCAAGAAATGAGTGATTTAAGAAAGGATGTAATACAGTGTAGTAAATGAATGAAAGAAATCAAATGCAAAGAACTAATCGAAAATATGATAAGTAGTGAGAAATAGAAAATGGTTTGTGACGTATTGTATAAAAGAGTACAAGAGTGAAATAATGGgctattaaacatttaaagaagAAATGACAAGATAGAAAATgagataaaaaacaaattgagcAGAAatgggaaataaaaaataagtatataaagataagaaagaaaaaagatgaAGAAAGAATAGGCTACTTACTGAaagtataatttcatatttcgatgatgtaatttattgtagcattacaaaaatattataaagatataagaaaagaaagaatatTAGAGAGAATTGTAACGAAAATGTTGAAGatacaagaaataaaatgaaaacaaagtaCATAGATTTAAGAGAATGATGGAAAGTTTGAATATTAGGAAAAACTTACGTTCTTTTTGATGaggataaaaataatgaattatatagatgaaaataaaagaagtttCGAGAAACCcattaaaagaaaagagtAAAAGATGTATGTAAAAATCTGTTCAAAAACAGGTCATGatgagatataaatattattaaatatatatatatatataaagagatTGAATTATATAGATCGTGAGAAAATAAGAGAAGTTTAGAtaacaaaagaataataaaagtatgtaaaaatTTGTTGAAAAACAGGTAatgatgatatatatattaagtatatgaGGATGAGTTATATAGATAGTgggaaaaaaaagaaagttcGATCAAGAAAACAGTAAaagataaatgtaaaaataaagatagcggtaaaaaagaaaatgaaataaatgaatgtaaacagaaaatataaataaaggaaaaGAAGGAAACTGTGAATAGAGTATAGAAAagcaaataatatgtttaggTATTGATAGTTCATACTAGAAAAcacataatgtaattttatgcttaagtataaaagatataaaaagtgAGTTAAAGgaagtacataatatgtataggaAAATGAGAAGaaaagcataaataaaaattataatattgaagaGAAAGGTTTACAGGATGTTAACGATGATAGATttatgagaaaaataaaatgaaataggtAAACAGAGAAACAAATAGATGAATGGAGACATAAAGCGTGATGCGTGAATTTGAATAGATGTTTTAAAGAAAGTGTGTACCGATTAAGAATAAAGAGGAAAAGCTTGATAGGAAGGTAGAACTGAAACTTTACCCATAATAGGGCTTATATGACCAgatataatatcatatatgtaCTAGTCTATACAATAGAAGGCGTAGCTTAAATTGCCTTGAgtagtttttgtaaatgtttaaaaaattgttgctatttaaaacatttgtttcaTCTTTGTAATTGCTTGTCTTAAGTCTAGATTAACAAAGACACCCAAATCTGCCTaagaatttttcttaaatataaataaagtatttttttagtctAGAGAGTAAATGGAAATACATAAAGATACACgtaaataagtaaagaaaGTGATAGGAAATAAATGCGATAAGGAAGTTGTAGAAAAGAAGCATGCttatagaaaagaaaaaggTTATAGATAACATAGAGTAAAAGAAGGAGAAGGAAGAATGGAAGTATGGAAACATAGAACAAGaagtaaagaaagaaaagtaaTAGTAAATAGAATACTATTTAAGCAGACAGAACGAAGAAAGAAAGTGAACTATCGCAGCGCTTATCACAGTTTACTTTGAATTATAAATCTACAATTATCTCTGAATGCGGAATTAACCGTCTAAAACAAATGTGCGGTAATTCTGCAATATCAATCTTTGGTTATATACCTAACTTGGCAAGATTGTCTAATACTGATTGGATAAGTCATTACTCTTAATGTTTATACGATTCTTGGTTGTTGAGTGGATAATCCGCATACCACCCAAAGGCTCCGTTATCTCCAGTTTGAGCCCCAAAATCAACATATTCTCCGAAATCTGCAGGTCTTTCTGCATATTGCAGTAAAGGTTCAGCTCTATTCTCTTCTCTATTCTCTTGTTGCTGTATTCTGGGGGATTGTGGTGGTGGGGGAGGTGCCAGAGCTACGCCTGAAAAAGGTAATACATTTCTAAACTTGTTTTTCAACAATTAAAGACAATATAACGTACATACTGTGTAAGGGTAATATTAGTTGCAATTCAGTAGCGTCTATTACTTTTGGTTTTGTATCAGATTCCTGAACCGGTTTCCCAAATGGATTTTTTCATAGTAAAGCCAATGTAGCTCATTGATTATACGATATCAATAAACATATGCATTGGATAGAAACAGGAAATCATTGGAAACCATAACCTTTATAGACCCTGTACGTACGCCATCATTACGTTACTATTACGCGTGACATAATACCAGTAATTTCTTGTCACCATACATGATATAAGCTATCGAAAGTACCGCTCACTAGACTTTATATAATGGACAATAGATGAAAGTGATTTTGAATGCCATTCAAAGTGAAACATGTTACGCTTAAATAGAAAGTGATCCTTTGTAACTTTCACTTGAGGTCGCAATGATGAATTCGATTTACCATGTGATTGTACAATACAAGTATGTATTTGGATATTTCTGTAGTAGCTGGGCGTTATTGAGCataatgtgtaaataataacagaaGAACATCAGTGGAATTGCGACATAAAATAGAAGTATTGGTTTGATGTGTTGGCGTTATAAAGTCATCTTATGGggtcaatatattttaaatattgctttcaattattgttaaagttatatttcttttggcgcgttacgaaaaaatgatgagagtaaatttttacgatgcgcacgAACACCggcacaaaaaaccgacaccctgaaattagctatagtcaacattttagtttttttctattgttagtgtcgttttatttacaaaaaatatcaatgaatgataaaaaaaaaatatcttgtaacgccaaaaatgtatatttttttaataaagatattttatatcttcaatattatttaacattaaaacagttaaacataatatttaactgtgtaaaaataaatttaaataatgaaggagtttaacataatatttaataaattgttaaacaaTACTTACTTGGTTGGTTATACTGTTCCAACGGTACTGGCTGGTAATCATCTTGGTAAGCAGCTTGTGGAAGGGAAGGTGGTTCCAGAGTCTGTCTTGGCACCCGACGAGTGCGGAGAGCAGTCAGATCCAGAAAGGCTATCTGATCTGATGGTACCGCTATGTAGGAAGGAAGGGCTGATGCTGCACCAAGTACCGCCGTAAAGATGAACAGGTTCTGTTGATAAAGAAGTTGGTTAAAATGgttcttaaatatatcataatgtattaacaaattggttgttttattatcttgtattaatacgtttaatcacaataattttttatttaatattagtgatttttccatttattttaaagtaatttttttaagttcccaatatatgaatatatatatatagaaactaAATGGTGATATAGTCTGTGGTGTATTCGTGCTTAATCAATGCAACCTACTTAAGTTCCATTGCACAAGCAACATTGAAGTATTTCTTGCACGTACAGAACGTGCCGAAATTAATGAGTGTAACTACGTCAGAAATAGATAACATTGTGACGGATATGTTGCAACAAATACCGGTAATATTTTAGCGAAAGTGATTTACGTGTCTGAACTAAACGTTTTGTAAACAATTTCAATAGTTTGCTTAAAAACCTACGGTTTTTGGGATCGCGTGTTACAAAAACTGAAGATGAAGTCCATGGACTGGACCGCTATGATAGCGGTACcggtgattttttattttttaatgtaattacaattattgtatagaaatctatttttaaataagcgtTAAATAGTCGTTGTTATGTGTGTAATACctcttatttataacattacttAGACGTTTTACTTACTTAATGTTGATATACCTCATTTTATGGTAGGCATTAAAttgctattatataaatgaattttgactttgactttgagatcgatcgactgtcatgGTCTGATCtgagattgaaaacaatctgagattgtggataaaTTATTAGGTTCGAGCGTAAGTAACGTGTAATTAATCGACTTTAATTACAAGAACAATATTGcgctattatattatattaatttaaataaaataagaaaataaagtattttatctcTTAGAAATCTAATAAGACGTAAGACATAAGACGGTGAAATTACAGTGACTTTTTAAATGGATAAGAAcacaaattgtaatatataatatttatgttcataCTTTTTGTGCAAAATTCGGACTTTCAAAATATCTGTGTGTAATCGTTGATTAAGATAATACGTATTTTCGTGAGAGAATTTAAAGTATGTCAAGTAAAGTTAAGATGTAGTAAGTCTCGTCACGGACAGCGCGTTTGCGCAACTTATGTAATTGGAGTGCGCCGGCGACTGACCGCGGCATATATTGTTTCAGATTCCCAGAGTTTGTTTGATGCTTTTATAACGATAGTCACGGATTAAATTTAACGCAACAATTTCGAATCGTTTCTATTTTGTGTTGACAGACAGATTTTGGTCGGCAACCGGAaatgaataatgaaatatagttTTGCCGGAAATCGACTTAAGCACAGGACAGCTCATAAATTACATGCATTGTCCTGTTTCAGttaatttttgatattgattatatgattaatataatCAAGAGTAAAAGGACAACGCCCACCTCTTGGCCCTTAAACGCCTCCGCAATACGAAACAACTTTCAAATTGGCGTCAAGAATGTATCGACGTTAACGAATTAATATTTCGCTTTaacttatcaaattaaaatgagGTTAGAAtggctttaaaataaaacgagCGAGGGCTGAAAGATTGTGTTCTTTATAATGAGAAATCATGAGGTAGGCTCCAAAGTTGGTTTCCGTTAGTAAAGGAGGTGAGGATATAATCGAATTATTAAAGCCTCATCcagttgtttattttaatatcataccaattatcaataaaattacagaaacgaatcaataaattagatttatttccTCGACAGTTGAatactgttttaataaattctggTTGTAATAATCGTAAGACTGTCATTAAGGTCATATCAATGCCCTTCGAGACTGGATtctgtacaaataaaaaacacgaTAATAAGAGCGGTTTTGTAACGAGGCCTTGATTGTGTATGGCGACGGaaatatttgctttatttCTTACTACCTTTTACCAACTGAAGGTGAACGAGTGGGCGTTGGCTGTTATACTTATTACTTCCTGTACTAATAACAAAAAAGGATTTAATGTCAGCCAGTGAAGGGTAGGCTTGGGTCAGGGTAATAATGATATTGTATCGATTTATCCGCTATCAATAATCCGACAAACTGAGACTTAGAAATAAGTATGACTCCCGATTGTCATAAACGTGCTATTTAACTGTATTTTGACACACGGGAGTCATAATGACAATCATTTCAGCGGCAATTCGCGATTTTCATGACTTGTCGATTGTTTAAtaagcaattattttaataccgGGTTTTAACCCTGTTATATATAAACGTGCCTTAAATAGCTATTTGGTTTGGGTCTTTGAGACTGTTGCTTTCAAAATACATACACTTAAAAAAGGttgacttttaattaaacacacaaaaattttGTCGTAAGTTTAAATCTCAGATATCATGTAATAGACTTTAGATTTACTCGTTAAAcgaattaagtttaaaacaattttacggTAATATTTGTACAGATCAATCTGCTTAGTATACTGACAGTACAATTCACTTTCTAAATTGTTAAACCGcgtacaaagtcaaaaatgtaaataatcatGAAGTAACGGTTAAGTTACGTAATATATTTTCGCTTTTACTAATGAGTAATTGAAAGTTTTTTGCAGTTCTATTTATAACTGAATCCGAAATTGACGTTTTCCTTAAACTATGGAACTACTAAGGTGTACTGAATACATTTAGTATACACTATTTCACAAATAGTAGcagtgaaatgtttttttttgtttgatgaaaaaaaatctgagatataatataaagtccctggacacgaaaatatttaaaaaaaacatttagtatATGTACTTCAAAGTTTTCCGGATAAATGAAAAACTTCAAATAGCTAAACAGTGTTATTCTTCTTTTcactttcatttttaaataaaaaaataattaaagtacgTTAGTGAAACTAACAATTCAAATCGTAAAtcgtaaaaaaagtattttagaatttaaagggtttaaattatcattttattacacaaatcAATGAAGTGTATTATAATTGCAAAATATCcatttacaatacaatacaattttgcattaaatttctattaacCTCGAAGTAAAGAGTACAAGGGCTTTTGTCGAACACGTTTTCATAATTTCATGCAATTTTCCGCCAACATGGCgtaattaattcaatgttTAATATCTGGTTTCTAATTGCGTTTGACAATGCACAAATGTTTGGTTCAcagttacaatatatatttttaatgcattttaGTAAGAAATCTCTATTatagaaaactttttatgagGTCTTTAATTGATTAgtgtaaattactttttttgctGAGATAAAGTTACtggtcataatatttatgaaacaaattacaaaattcgTCGACGaccttacaaataaaatttcatactcTAAAATTATTCGTTAcaaaggtaaataatattataaatatgtgaaTATAAGAAATCTACAGATTAAAATGCCGATGgactataaaagaaatatacgaaaataaaataatttcaaaaaagcGAAATAATACACGTAAAGACCTCACGAAgactgtctcttttcatcacagcgtaaaaacaatttgataaaattgaaatttaacaaaagaaaactctagttaaaacattacaagactagttaattttgtatgaataaaacaaataaggcCTGAATATaacagaaattaaatttagattttcttGGTGACCGAATTTTACCACGTCCGATaaggaaaatatatagataatctTAATAACTAAAGCGATAGAAAAAGCATAAGAAAGAAGTATATACATACGTCTCTAGgtaatacttataaaagaagaagaaagaaatagCACAGAAAACACAGCACAAGAAACACATTGAATTCAATGGAgtttttacgatttttaaaCATGATAAATCGTAAAATAATCCATTAAATTCAAACACATTGATAATCACTATAACTGACCATGGTGTATGGCGTGACAAGCGGCGTCCGAGGGGCTTTCTCGACTGCGCCGGCGCACCGCAGTACAATCTTATATCAACCTCTGGCCAACCAAGTTTCACTTTCTCTTGACTCGACTGATCTACTTTTTGTACCTTTAATCGTACAGACACCACCCCAGGATCATAATAACAAACGCATATgcattgtgttattgttaaTGGTTATATAgaacaacataaaaaaatattcgaaacagttatagtttagttttgcttttaatataataatagttaagttttggtttttattagctccaaaataatttttatattgtataattcgAACAAATTAGCCTAAATGGTTTGGGTCAAATCCGGTGATTATACCTTTTTAACTTTGCAATCAATGTAGGTAATGAAATAGGCCGCCGTAGGCCGAAAGTTAACAATAGAACCTACGGCTTGGCAATAGGCCGTGGGTTCAAAGAATCGAAAGTGACCTTATACCACATAAGTTCCGGTAACATTATCAAATACTTAcacaacaattaatattatacattcacAGATGATATGCAGAACACATAATGCCGAGGTAAGTGActgcatattttattgttataggtCAGACGTATACCAGGAAACAGTatctgtcaaaaataattgcaaaggataaaaaaacatacacatcaaATTGTAAAACCTCTTTCTTGTTTTCAACTCCGTGAAAAAGTTTAGCGAACTGAATTTgaattgtaatacatattacatttgcTTACAGACGCTAAAATGATATCGCTTATAACTTTTGAAACTTGCAGTTCACATATTGCTTATTCTTTTGTTAATCTTATATGAAATTCTTACAAAGCGGGtattctaattaaaactttCGTAATTATCATctaaatcagttttatttacGTGTCTCTTACTAACTCGGCGTGGATTAAATGGGAAAGAAAAAGACGAATGAGTGCTTCACTAATAAGACTTaactaagtattaaaataaggtATTTACTGTTGACAAGCTAGactaattaacataaaattaataaaattaattgatctcatttcaaattaatgtactctaaataaactttgattttttattcaaggTCGCAGCCAttctttttgacattcacTTAACGCAGAAATGTTTTGCGAAAggaatttacatattatccGAATATGGTCTATATGAAACATTTAACACTtgcttttgaataaaatactgtttaaccTAAAGGTTAATTACCCATATTTTAAGTTTCAGAAAGTTTATAAATCGAAAACttaataaaggaaatttttataaaaataaaagaaatttcgTACTGTGTTGCcagtttatttgtatatttatgatttatagtCTGTATTCagacaaaattattcaaagatATCAATCCATAAATTAATGAGTTTCGacgttataaatttataatgtattcatACGACCGTTTACCATTCATGTCAAAGTTCTCTACTAGCTTCATCTATTTTAACCTGTCCCATGTTTTTTGACACTACTCGCTGTCCGTTTCGGTCGTCTATGCTctcatcattattattattttaatgaatgtgGGGTAGGTCCTaatcttaatatgtataaattaccCGTAACGTTTGTCTGCcttggactcctaaactacttaaccgatttcaatcaaatttgcagtTTGCAGTTtgaacttaaaagataggatagcttgcatttatacatataattctaATGTACGTGTGTATGgcactgaactcctcttaaactgCGGGatcaattaatgtttattttttgtatacgtTTGCGTGGAGTCCTGGAAGGTTTAGATTTACTAATCAGCCCGGCAGATAGCACTGCAGTTGGtattttcatactttgttCAATATCCATCCCAtcgtctgtcgggtccgctagtactaataaatctatataatctaatatttCCGCAGTCTGTAACAAATATCaacgaataaaatatacaaaacgtCTCGCGTTGAGCTAAATGTTTCCATAGTATTTAGTAACAAATACTTTTTCTTATACCGCAAGAGTTTTCCAAGTTACCGCATATTGCAACTTccgcaattatttattttattcgatgGTGGTGcgattacataataattgtcGCAATCAACGAagcagataattaaaaaaactcacaAGCAAGTTTACTAAGAAATGAAAGTAATTACCTTCaacactttaaaatttaaatctacaTTAATCTAGTTtcaattacattattacaattatttggtACCTATGTTATAAATCTATTGACGTCTAATAGTTAAAAAGCCTACTTGAGTTATTAAATCATGTcagaattaaaagaaaagttatATAACATGTACATACatgtaatatacatttatttatttatttattaacacttcgttacattacaatataaaaattaaatataatcaaatgaaaaggaaaaactatataaactGGCGGCCTtttcgctttcgagcgatttcttccaggcaacacTAAATACATGTGGTTTAATGATTTTGtaccattcggtgtcgagacccttggttcCTGGGATCCTAGCGCTATAAGgatttttaaggaaatatcaAAAGTTTAGTCCGAAAGGAGACCGCATTAGGAGACCGAAGatctggcagctacctcggacaaa is part of the Pieris rapae chromosome 21, ilPieRapa1.1, whole genome shotgun sequence genome and encodes:
- the LOC110995455 gene encoding uncharacterized protein LOC110995455, with the translated sequence MNLFIFTAVLGAASALPSYIAVPSDQIAFLDLTALRTRRVPRQTLEPPSLPQAAYQDDYQPVPLEQYNQPSVALAPPPPPQSPRIQQQENREENRAEPLLQYAERPADFGEYVDFGAQTGDNGAFGWYADYPLNNQESYKH